One segment of Ignavibacteria bacterium DNA contains the following:
- a CDS encoding CADD family putative folate metabolism protein — translation MTTEEFLIKLDEIVTERHMLQHPFYIMWNEGTLTKEMLREYAAEYYHQVHAFPTYVSATHANTEDMVVRQMLLENLIEEEHGPDNHPELWLRFAEELGMKREDIKERRFLPHTRASVRILKELAGRNNPAEGLAALYAYESQIPEISTTKIAGLKKWYDLDTKNGLEFFAVHEHADEIHRTVTREALERMCITDEQKQAALDSAREAADAFNLLLDGVYNTWCTEKAALN, via the coding sequence ATGACGACCGAAGAATTCCTGATCAAGCTCGACGAGATCGTGACAGAGCGTCACATGCTCCAACACCCGTTCTATATCATGTGGAACGAAGGCACCCTCACAAAGGAAATGCTTCGTGAGTATGCTGCAGAGTATTACCATCAGGTTCATGCGTTCCCAACGTACGTGAGCGCAACACATGCCAACACGGAAGACATGGTGGTCCGCCAGATGCTTCTCGAGAATCTCATCGAAGAAGAGCACGGTCCGGACAATCACCCGGAACTCTGGCTCCGTTTTGCAGAAGAACTGGGCATGAAGCGTGAGGACATCAAGGAACGCCGTTTCCTTCCTCACACACGCGCCTCTGTTCGCATCCTCAAGGAACTCGCAGGACGTAACAACCCGGCAGAAGGCCTTGCAGCCCTGTATGCGTACGAATCACAGATCCCGGAGATCTCCACAACGAAGATCGCTGGACTCAAGAAGTGGTATGACCTCGACACGAAGAACGGTCTTGAGTTCTTTGCCGTCCACGAGCACGCCGATGAGATCCACCGCACGGTAACGCGCGAAGCGCTCGAGCGCATGTGCATCACGGATGAGCAGAAGCAAGCCGCGCTTGATTCCGCTCGTGAAGCTGCAGATGCGTTCAATCTCCTGCTTGATGGTGTTTACAACACGTGGTGCACGGAGAAGGCAGCTCTTAACTGA
- a CDS encoding class II glutamine amidotransferase: MCRFIAYIGPSILADDLLYKPKFSLVTAQTMNAGEMSVSVNGDGFGIGFYAPELDNEPCVFRSIKPAWSDHNLKSLAKKINSPCMFAHVRAASPGMPVEEMNSHPFSCGQLMFMHNGVVGGFKQIRRKLLRTLNDTAYDAIHGSTDSEHLFGLFLNHIADPHGSVTCEDMVQAMKGMFADLNTLLMESAVRQHSYLNLAVTNGTCLIAVRYTTNPNVQPASLYYMHGREYHCVGDHCVMEPSYGKPSSIVVASEPFTARRSDWMKVERNSMMVVDETMRIHFHHLEMDVEKLDFETIAPEIG; encoded by the coding sequence ATGTGCCGTTTTATCGCCTATATCGGACCTTCCATCCTAGCGGACGATCTGCTCTATAAACCCAAGTTCTCGCTCGTTACGGCGCAGACGATGAATGCGGGTGAGATGTCCGTATCCGTGAATGGCGATGGGTTTGGTATCGGATTCTATGCACCGGAGCTCGACAACGAGCCGTGCGTATTCCGCAGTATCAAGCCGGCATGGAGCGATCACAACCTGAAGAGTCTGGCCAAGAAGATCAACTCGCCGTGTATGTTCGCGCACGTTCGCGCTGCATCTCCCGGTATGCCGGTGGAAGAAATGAACTCCCACCCGTTCTCCTGCGGTCAGCTCATGTTCATGCACAATGGAGTTGTTGGCGGCTTCAAACAGATCCGTCGCAAACTCCTGCGCACACTCAATGACACAGCATACGATGCCATTCATGGCAGCACGGATTCCGAGCATCTGTTCGGTCTCTTTCTGAATCACATCGCAGATCCGCACGGAAGTGTTACCTGCGAAGACATGGTACAGGCAATGAAGGGGATGTTCGCAGACCTCAACACGTTGTTGATGGAATCTGCGGTTCGACAACATTCATATCTCAATCTTGCCGTTACCAACGGAACCTGCCTTATCGCCGTTCGCTACACAACCAACCCAAATGTTCAACCGGCATCGTTGTACTACATGCACGGACGTGAGTATCATTGTGTTGGCGACCATTGTGTTATGGAACCATCGTACGGTAAACCGAGCTCGATCGTGGTGGCCTCCGAGCCATTCACCGCTCGCAGATCGGACTGGATGAAGGTAGAACGCAATTCAATGATGGTTGTGGATGAGACGATGCGCATTCACTTCCACCATCTCGAGATGGACGTAGAGAAACTGGACTTCGAGACAATCGCCCCGGAAATCGGATGA